In Stomoxys calcitrans chromosome 2, idStoCalc2.1, whole genome shotgun sequence, the following proteins share a genomic window:
- the LOC106082127 gene encoding uncharacterized protein LOC106082127, with amino-acid sequence MLRNKTNDDKADTLLAKSLVPIIDLAHCGTEECPVKSVVTRVGHQLHKALTEKGLALLVNHGICDEKLKTAWDHLDDFVDLPTDVKEHYIRSGDDNHGYVSPGIERFDGKTPELRHAFNICTLNAKNLPEEPLPGFADHISVLAEDFKALARFVLQALAISLDIPQTFFVEKHSHMLSGDHDNETTLRLLYYPPIVEDDENSKNAFVKGRCKYSYQRCVSNQPDFRPEYNPRDDYNELDGEALKNSETTERHLPNGEVIHCGAHTDYGTFTLLSQDSEGGLEVQLPGSDKWHRVGHLPGAILVNCGEILSIWTQNKYAALPHRVVVPEQEHLRSRGRHSIAFFCHPDNLTMISPNDLPLPADNQDAISKKPRKKSFKAAKEKVYNAYQLIQKRFRDTYQNGSQ; translated from the exons GTACCGAAGAATGTCCAGTAAAATCGGTGGTCACACGCGTTGGTCATCAACTACACAAAGCACTCACAGAAAAGGGTTTGGCTCTTTTGGTCAATCATGGTATTTGCGATGAAAAG ttaaaaacCGCCTGGGATCACTTAGACGATTTTGTAGATCTACCCACAGATGTGAAAGAACACTACATACGTTCGGGTGATGACAATCATGGCTATGTGAGTCCCGGCATTGAACGTTTCGATGGCAAAACACCAGAATTACGTCATGCTTTCAATATCTGCACACTGAATGCCAAGAATCTCCCCGAGGAGCCATTGCCTGGTTTTGCCGATCACATATCCGTATTGGCGGAAGACTTCAAAGCTTTGGCTCGTTTCGTTTTGCAGGCCTTGGCCATATCCTTGGATATTCCACAGAcattttttgtggaaaaacaTTCGCACATGTTGTCTGGGGATCATGATAATGAGACCACTCTGCGTCTTTTATACTATCCTCCCAtagtggaagatgatgagaacaGTAAAAATGCCTTTGTTAAGGGACGTTGTAAATACAGCTATCAACGTTGTGTCTCCAATCAGCCCGATTTTCGCCCAGAATATAATCCACGTGATGATTACAATGAGTTGGATGGTGAGGCCTTGAAGAATTCGGAGACCACAGAAAGACATTTGCCCAATGGCGAGGTTATACATTGCGGTGCTCACACAGATTATGGAACATTCACACTACTCTCACAGGACTCAGAAGGTGGGCTGGAGGTGCAATTACCCGGCAGCGATAAATGGCATAGGGTTGGCCATTTGCCTGGGGCAATTTTAGTAAATTGTGGCGAGATATTGTCCATATGGACACAAAATAAATATGCAGCATTG ccccatcGTGTTGTTGTACCCGAACAAGAGCATTTACGTTCCCGCGGACGTCATTCGATAGCCTTCTTCTGCCATCCAG ATAATTTAACGATGATATCTCCTAATGATTTGCCCCTGCCTGCCGACAATCAAGATGCCATCAGCAAAAAGCCCCGCAAGAAGTCATTCAAGGCGGCGAAAGAAAA AGTCTACAATGCTTACCAGTTAATACAGAAACGTTTTCGAGATACTTACCAAAATGGTTCACAGTGA